The Miltoncostaea marina DNA window CATGCACATCATGGCCGGCCTCGACCGCCCCACGGAGGGTCGGACCTGGATCGGCGACCACGAGGTCACCGCGATGGGCGACGCCGCCCTCACCCGGCTGCGCCGCCGTCACATCGGCTTCGTCTTCCAGTTCTTCAACCTGCTCCCCACGCTGAGCGCCGAGGAGAACGTGACGCTGCCGTCGCGCATCGCGGGCCGGCGCGTGGACCGCGCGTGGCTCGACGAGGTGATCGCCTCCGTGGGGCTGGGCGAGCGGCGGCGCCACCGCCCCGCCCAGCTCTCCGGCGGCCAGCAGCAGCGCGTGGCGATCGCCCGCGCCATGCTGGCGCGGCCGACGGTCATGTTCGCCGACGAGCCCACGGGCAACCTCGACTCGCGCTCGGGCGCCGGCATC harbors:
- a CDS encoding ABC transporter ATP-binding protein — translated: MTPVGAAPHPAAAAAPGLHQRPAVVARGLVRRYGAGDAAVDALRGVSLSVERGELIAVMGPSGSGKSTLMHIMAGLDRPTEGRTWIGDHEVTAMGDAALTRLRRRHIGFVFQFFNLLPTLSAEENVTLPSRIAGRRVDRAWLDEVIASVGLGERRRHRPAQLSGGQQQRVAIARAMLARPTVMFADEPTGNLDSRSGAGILDLLRRAADEHGQTTVMVTHDPAAAAIADRIVFLADGRIVRTLGRSTATEVLDALAEVTR